From Neomonachus schauinslandi chromosome 12, ASM220157v2, whole genome shotgun sequence, the proteins below share one genomic window:
- the SEC61G gene encoding protein transport protein Sec61 subunit gamma: protein MDQVMQFVEPSRQFVKDSIRLVKRCTKPDRKEFQKIAMATAIGFAIMGFIGFFVKLIHIPINNIIVGG, encoded by the exons ATGGATCAGGTAATGCAGTTTGTTGAGCCAAGTCGGCAGTTTGTGAAGGACTCAATTCGGCTGGTTAAAAGATGCACTAAACCTGATAGAAAAG AATTCCAGAAGATTGCCATGGCAACAGCAATAGGATTTGCTATAATGGGATTCATTGGCTTTTTTGTGAAGTTGATCCATATCCCTATTAATAACATCATTGT tgGCGGCTGA